GCGAGGTTCAGTGGATTGTCAATTGTGCTGCTGTCACTTTTCTGGGTACATGCACCTAATAGCAGAAGCGCGCTCAGGCTGGCAAGTATTAATTTTTTCATAATGTCCTCAATTATCATCGTTAATATTAATTTGAATAGGGTGTTTATTAATTTGCAAATACTTCGTCAGGTGATTTTGCTTCAATAGCCAAGGCATGGATGTCAGTTACCATCATGTCGCCTAAAATGCGGTAAATCAACTGATGTCGTTGCAGTACGGGCATACCTTTGAAATGCGGGCTAATGATGTTTAGGCGAAAATGCCCGCGGCCATCCGCTGCACCGGCGTGACCGGCGTGTAAATGACTTTCATTCACCAGATCAATGCTCGCATCGGGTAATTCTTGTTTTAAGGCTTGCTTAATAAGGGATTCGCGGTCTGTGACTGATGAATTCTCTGATAGTTCCAAGATATCAGTATCACTGGCTGAAACAATTTCCTGTTGGGAGTCAGCATCAAGTATCTCGCCTTTACGCATTAGCCAGATGCCTTGCAAAATAGAAAATACAATAGTGATACCGAGCAAGCCAAAGACTTTGAATTTGACCCAAAATGCCATGGAAAAATTGTAAGCCACATAAAGATTCAGAATACCAACGACGACAAAAAATATCACCCACATCAAGCTTAAGCTAAACCAGTCT
This window of the Gammaproteobacteria bacterium genome carries:
- a CDS encoding BolA/IbaG family iron-sulfur metabolism protein, which encodes MRHFAEYAPLALFLVVFFIKGIYWATAALMLSYSIGMFYLWRIDGKLSAMHKGTLGFILVLGALTLFFQNEKFIQWKPTIANWAFAAAFLATHKFAQQPLVKSLFGNAVKLADKDWFSLSLMWVIFFVVVGILNLYVAYNFSMAFWVKFKVFGLLGITIVFSILQGIWLMRKGEILDADSQQEIVSASDTDILELSENSSVTDRESLIKQALKQELPDASIDLVNESHLHAGHAGAADGRGHFRLNIISPHFKGMPVLQRHQLIYRILGDMMVTDIHALAIEAKSPDEVFAN